Proteins encoded in a region of the Hirundo rustica isolate bHirRus1 chromosome 10, bHirRus1.pri.v3, whole genome shotgun sequence genome:
- the LOC120757181 gene encoding erythroferrone-like, with amino-acid sequence MRLRELCLLLLYAAGAGTDAPRAARERPAAAGGPGAAGVDPRQAWMLLAGSPGRGSGDRGRGGSGAHTAPAGAGAPGKTSPGAAQGCGPGAAPASPAVPEELLRELQLLLRGMAKMRRTPGEGCKEEESSKAKPQAGAQRRVEAAFHCQTREDIPVEQKMWQELGLFYIPDREGTFHRGPGLNLTSGQYTAPIAGYYAFTATLHIVRREPRRKGQGCRGSRLRVLICVQSRCQHNSNLETVARLESSGDLFTISVTGILYLQCRSAGSVKRHHAEAVPGAARAFPLAATIVSPLLSTKPKEENLLMQKTAVCSDTARAAEPAEDAQKMMMMIIIIKQPDQDLKAFTFI; translated from the exons ATGCGGCTGcgggagctgtgcctgctgctcctctacGCCGCCGGCGCCGGCACCGACGCCCCGCGGGCGGCCCGGGAGCGGCCGGCAGCAGCCGGGGGGCCCGGGGCGGCCGGCGTGGATCCCCGGCAGGCATGGATGCTGCTGGCCGGGAGCCCCGGGAGGGGGAGCGGCGATCGGGGCCGCGGAGGGAGCGGGGCTCACACGGCCCCGGCGGGCGCCGGCGCCCCGGGAAAAACGAGCCCGGGTGCCGCGCAGGGCTGCGGGCCAGGGGCTGCCCCGGCCTCCCCCGCCGTGccggaggagctgctgagagagctgcagctcctgctcagag gcATGGCAAAGATGCGCAGGACACCTGGGGAAGGGTgtaaggaggaggaaagcagcaaaGCCAAGCCCCAGGCCGGGGCCCAGCGTCGTGTGGAAGCAGCCTTCCATTGCCAAACGCGTGAAGACATTCCCGTGGAGCAGAAGatgtggcaggagctgggcttgttctACATC CCTGACAGGGAGGGGACGTTCCACCGCGGCCCAGGGCTGAACCTGACCAGCGGGCAGTACACGGCGCCCATCGCAGGCTACTACGCCTTCACCGCCACGCTGCACATCG TGCGCAGGGAGCCGCGCAGAAAGGGGCAGGGATGCCGAGGGAGCCGCCTGCGGGTGCTGATCTGCGTGCAGTCCCGCTGCCAGCACAACAG CAATTTGGAGACCGTAGCCCGGCTGGAGAGCAGCGGTGACCTCTTCACCATCTCTGTCACGGGCATCCTGTACCTGCAG TGCCGTTCTGCTGGGAGTGTGAAGAGGCACCACGctgaagctgtgccaggagcagccagagccttCCCTCTGGCAGCCACCATCGTGTCTCCCCTGCTCAGCACCAAGCCTAAGGAAGAGAATTTGCTCATGCAGAAAACTGCAGTCTGCTCTGATACTGCTCGTGCTGCAGAACCGGCTGAAGATGCAcaaaagatgatgatgatgataataataataaagcagcCTGACCAGGACTTAAAGGCATTCACTTTTATCTAA